The genomic interval TAAGGAGGGACACCTTGATTATCTCACAACACCACTAATTTATCCAAGAATtgctagaaataaaatatttgttgggCGATAGGGGCCTAGCCGGAGTGAAAAAATTGATATGAAAGATGATTTTGGTCTCATTGAAATATTTATAGCAACTATCTTGATGtagggagagaaagagagagaggaggaaaatgacGAAGGATGCCTCAATAGCTTAAATAAAGCAGACCGATGAGAAATTCTGCGGTGCAAACTTGCATGGAAGGGATGATGTACGAATTTTCACAACTTTCCAAGAGGAGCTTGAGTTTTTTCAAGCTTGGGACAGTGGCTTGATTAGTGTTGCAAGCTTATCAATACTGGTGATTTTGACGGAGGTGGAGCTAGATGGCAATAGTGGCATCAATTGGCTCATTGTAATGTATAGGATGGTGCATAAGAGTGCTTCGAACAAGGATGATTTGGAGCCATAACATTGTTGATTTGGAATTTAATATAGTTTATAGTAATTTCATATGGATTCAATTTGTTGGGCTGGAAAGATAGTGAGCAAAAGAACCAAGATAGAGGGATGAatttggagagagaagagtaacatcaacttcaaaatAGTCCCTCAAGAGCCGCTTGGCTTGATTAGGATGTCATGGGGTTTAGTTTGGATTTCTATATGTACACGCCTAATACGTTTATTGGCAGTGAGCTTGCAATATGCACTGATCTGGCATGTTTCGATTTCTAACGGTAGTGAGCTTGCATACGTTTTTGATTTTGCGTTTCATCTAGCTTAGCTGGCGAGATTGGTTTCATCTTATTAAGCTATAGCTGCGATAAATTATGCTAGCTGTTTGATTTCGGTTAGTTATATCTTTTGGTGATAATAGCTCGGTAGAGAGAAGGCGAGCCAATTTTGAAGCTAGACTATTCTTAGTTTACCAAATCCATAACCTTTGTTGGGAGAAGGCTACCATAGTGGCATAGTGTTACCATTGCTTCACCCGTGCTTTTTTCCGAGACTTGAGTGACTACGTAGATTTCTCAAATCGTCCATTATCAGTAAAATAAGATAATGTTAATATTACGATAGCATCAATACATCTGAACaatatgttttaaataaataatttaatcaaattacgtgatttatcaaatttatggTAGTTACCTGTAGCCTTGTAAGGAAAACCTAAGGACTAGTATAAATGCAGGATGACAGATGACTGCAACATGTTTAGAGTTAAGGCCTTGATTagttgtcaattttttttttaaaaaaggtcatattaaaagtttgaccggatgtttaaaggagttttcggacacaaatgaaaaataaatttcacattCTTTCTGAAAACCGCgatatgaatcttttgagtctagttaatctatcattagcacacgttggttactgtaatacttatggctaatcatgtcctaattaggcttaaaatatttttcttatgattttcccataactgtataattaattttaatatttatgtatatttaataatttatttaaatatctaaaaattcgataagatatttttagaaataaaatttgaaaactaaatagGTCTAAAtgtgcaaaaaagaaaaaaaaacatgtgctGGGCAATGTAGAAACAGTCAAACAGACCACTACTGTAGTACGTGCAGGAATGTGACCATCGACTGTTGCCCTCCTCGCTGGGCCCCCTTGCATCATGCAGTAACAACAGCTGTCGGGCCCTCCAAAGCCACCACCCACCCGTTCACGCCGTCgcgctcgcgcccgcgccggcgcccacCCCGAGCTGCCTGCCGAGCACTCCACTGACACACTCCCAGtgaggctgccgccgccgcagccgcaggcAGATCTGACACgctccgcgccggccgcccggGCCCCGCCCAAAGCCtgcgcctgcctgcctgcctctcTACTACTGCGGCTgcacggcagcagcagcagcaagccagCGAGCAGCGAGCGCCGGCACGAGCTGGCGGCGTCTGCGTGCGTCTCCCCCTCCTGCCGCGCGTgacgagggagagggagagagagagagagggagagagcgcGCGCGACGCCAAAAAGAATCGCCACAAAAGCGAAGCGAGCGAGAGACACCGCGAGGAAAAGGGGGAgtgctcgctcgctcgcggcGCACTCTTCGGTCGTCACGCaggcgcgccgcggcgcgggatAAGACggtgagagggagggagacaCCAATCTGCCGGAGGAGGGGGGTGTTTGCCGCCGGTGCGGTGCGGGAGGCGAGTGGGGCGGCCGCCGCATTTTCGTGGTGAGGGAtggaggcgggggcgggggacggcgggggagggaggtcgtcgtcgtcgtcccagGGGAAGCGAGGTcggggcggcggggcggagatggcggcgtGGGGGCAGACGGGGACGGCGTCGCGGATCTACAGGGTGCGGGCGACGGGGGGGAAGGACCGGCACAGCAAGGTGTACACGGCGAAGGGCATCCGCGACCGGCGGGTGCGGCTGTCGGTGGCCACCGCCATCCAGTTCTACGACCTGCAGGACCGCCTCGGCTTCGACCAGCCCAGCAAGGCCATCGAGTGGCTCATCaacgccgcctcgccggccatCGACAGCCTCCCGTCCCTCGACCCCGCCGCATTCGCCGCCATCCCCGCTGAggcggatgccgccgccgccgccggggcgacgcgccggcggcagcagcagcagcagcagcagcagctcagcAAGTCCGGATGCAGTAGCACGTCGGAGACCAGCAAGGGGTCCGAGCTCTCGCTCTCGCGCTCCGACAGCcgcatgggcggcggcggcggctcccgtGACAAGGAGGTCACCGTGGCCAGCGCCCCAGCGCAGGCCCCGTCGTTCACCGAGCTGCTCATCGCCggggtggcggcgtcggccggtGGCGCCATTAGCAGCGGCGAGCAGAGGCAGTCCTGGCAGCCGGCGGCCGTCTCCGAGGTCGCCGCCGACTGCGTCGGCATCGCGCACCCCGGGAATAAAGGCGCGGATGGGGTGTCAACATACGGCTTCTCCGCCTCCAGCTTCGGTGACGCGCCTCCGATCGGCAtggtgccggcgccgccgttcaACTTCTCCAGCTCCGGCGACATGTCGCACTACTCCCTCGCTCAAGAtcagctggcggcggcgccacagGCTCCGGCCGGCGACTACAACCTCAACTTCTCCATGTCCTCGGGTTACCTGGGTGCCAACAGGGGGACCCTTCAGTCCAATTCGCCGTCGCACTTGtccggccaccaccaccagcagctccAAAGGCTGGATGGCTCTACCATCTCCTTCCTTCTTGGCCacgctgccgcggcggcgcatcCGGCGGCGTCCGAAGGCCAGCTCACCAGCACCGCCGCATTGCAGCTGTGGGATGGATTCCGGCACTCCGGCGTGAAGGAGAAGAGCAAGAACTGATCCCGGCAACACATCCTCCAAGtaagatgaaaaaacaaactctTGAAATGAAGAAATTCTCGTAATTTAAGCCTAAATGTTTGCGCAAATTCGTCATTTTGATTTGATTGCGATCTTCTTGGAAGAGCTCGAGGTAGCCTCGTCCCCTGAAAATCCCACTAAAACTCTTCTCTTCCATTCGACGTGTGTCCCCAAAACTTCCGGGGCGGGACACCTGCATTTAGCTTTGCATGCGTTCAGGCCAAACAGGTGTCGATTGCTCGTCACCGAGGCAAGGATTTTGTAGGAATCAGGCCAATCACATGGTTTCTGAGTGCACGGTTTTGCAATTTTTAATGCAATAAATTGTAGAAAGCCCTAGCTACGTCacattacaagaaaaaaaggatGCAAGTTTGGTATGAAATGCATCAACATGAACTGGTAAGCTGTATGTACCGTTCGATGTATCAACATACGCAGCAAGCCTTAAATGAAGCATTCAAACCAGCATATTGTCTTGGAAGAAAATTATTGGAGATAAGTGAGATCTTTATACAGTAAGCAAAAgtgtttcttttattatttggaTTTAAATGCATATTCATTAGAACCTAGCAGTTCAAGTGGATTATAAACCATGGTAAACTAATACTAAGCCAAGTAATTGATTTAGGAAGTTACAAAATGAAGCAATGCTTTATATGTCTAAAGGGACAATGCTTTatggtaaatttttttgtggactcaaaatttgaaatgacaTTTTGGTGCAATCACATAAAAGccaaattaaaaagtcaaaaactATATGGTCACACATATATAGATCTCATGGTGGAATACTGGAATGGTGGACCAAACAATAAATTTTTGTAAAGTGAGCTTTAGTTTTGTAAGCAGGATgccataataaaatattttttctagtacTAACAAAGATATATTTGGTATTAGTATGATATTGAAAACATTGAGTAAAGAAGATATTTAAAGTGTTGACAGTACAATAAAGCATTTCTACCTGTGCATGATTAGTTAGTACTTGTTCTCCTATATCAATAAACGATAGAGTTAGTACAGCTCTAAAAGATCCACTTTCTAAACCCTGGTATAAGAAAATCTTCTATTGATTTGTTATAATTGTTTGCTGATCTTATTTATTCCATCATAAAATTTTCCACCTGTTCTAATCAAGCTTTAGCATTTTTCAACTAAAGCTTGATGTGAACCACAGTTGGATTCCATATATTTTGCTTTGCATTGAAGCCTATTAAACAGTGTTAGAAACGAAAATggatcagttttttttttctggaatgGGTAGGACTTTGTGCATCTGTGCTCTGTGGCAGTTTTCCTTGAATTGTGCTTTTCAAACTTCCAAAGTGAGCTCGGCACTTTGTATCCTATGGATAAAACGTTGCTTTCCTTCAAATGGTGTCTGATGAGAGTAGTGTTCCTGGTTGGGGACCTAACCAGGTCGTAGTGTACACAATTAAATGTGCAAACTTGAGCATTGTTAAGTACTAGTAGCATAAAACATCCCATCAAAAGGAACTCTAGCTAGTTGGTTTTATGCGTCTAACTACTActtttgtttcataatataagactttctaggattgtctagatttatacgGATgttgaatctagacatatgtataaataatatattgattaatatatggaTCTAGATatagctaaaaagtcttacaatatgaaacagaaggAATATTGAACGTCCTGCTTTGTTGACAATAGTATATCTTTTAGAAAATCCTAATTAACTAGGAGCTTCCGAGCATGTTTGGTTCGAGTGAATGCGTGGATGCACCTTCGGGctatgtgtgtgtttgtgcgTTTTACTTTGGGGGTCTCTAGATTAAGATATTATTTGGTAggagtgcattttttttttggcgtgATTGCCATGCTCGTCAACAGCGAGTAAATTACTGCTATTTTAGGTCCTTATAGATGTTTCATTCCTAAATGTATGCTGCTATGGTTCTCGCTGCAACGAACTTCCAGACATGAATGCTGTTTCCAAATATTGAAAATGTATTCATTTTTCTTCAGACATGAGTGTTTTTCCCTCTGTTCATTGTGTGCAGTAAAAGCTGCCGGTGAGTTGGTCTACATGATCTGTTCAATATTCTGATCTTAATATATACAGCAGAAATCAGCCCCCAAAAGTCATCCTACTTTCTGTTTACCTAACAGCTGATGTATTCTCATACTCCTATCACTACACGAATTGACATCCGCAAGAAACATCTTACAGTATTGTACAGATTAATTACAGGATTTTACATCTCATCATCATTTCTGTCAACCTGCAGGAATTGAAGACATCATCAGATTAAATCTGGGCGTCTTCTCCAGCAAGAACTCACCATGTGGAGCTGCTACAAGTTTATTGCGATGACTGCCCGTGTTCTTTTACATCGTTCTgctatgctttttttttctggccaTCATGAACATCCTCCTGCAGCTGcctgccattgccattgctGAGAGACAAGCTTGTGCGTTTCCTTCTCTTCCCAGATGAAGCTGCtatgtacaaatttttgtGGGAGACGTGAGTTTCGAACAAGAATAAGCGTGTCCCGTAGTCAGCGCTATTCCTTTCCCTTCCAGAAACATCTATCGAGTGAattgaattcaaatatttgTAGTGGCAGTATTGCGGTCGCGCTCTCTGTTGCGCGGTTTTGCACTATTGAGGTTGAGATGGATCTGATCATCTCGTGGTTCATCCTGTTCTTCGGTGGAGATTACAAATGAGTTAGGAGATGGAAGTGGAACTGGATGGAACAAGGGTTTGCTATACCACACGGTTTTTGTGGTTTTGTGAAACATTTGTGGCGGTTCGCGAAAAATGAGCGGTCTTCGCTGGTTTTCATACGGAGTTGATTAGAAGTGGTTTGTTTTTACTGGTTTCCAAACAAGCACAAAACTAGTTTAAGTTGTTTCACAATTTAGCATACTacatgtatatgacatgtggttCTATGGTCTACCTGTTATAGATATATTGCGAAATGACAAATATGAGAGTAGCAAACGATTAACTATCATACCTACCCGAGGTGTTATGTGTTTAGTCACACATAACACCTCCAATTTTAGTGGCTATAAttgagttatttttatatttaatgattttaaCTCTTAAGGCATATGTGTTTAACCATTAgacttatttaatttatttatataaatgtgtaAAGTATTAAATCATACTGAAAATTTACTTAACCATAGaataaatacaacaaaataaacgacaattgcatatttatttaataagagAAGGGTTAAATataatacttcctccgtcccaaaataactttattattcagtttttggatacacttttttgactctttatcttattattttttgtgattaatatttttattaatattagataataaaacataaataatattttacgtgtgactaattttttaatttttaaataagacggatgtaTAAACATTAGACAACAAATCgaaaaaatgaagttttttcTGAAACGGAGTCTAATTAacctatcattagcacatttggttactgtagcaattatggttaatcatataGTGagtatgctcaaaagattcgtcttatgtctatgctcaaaagattcgtcttacgatttccctcataactgtataattataattagttttaatgtttatatatatttaatgctttatttcggtgttcaaagatttgataggATACTAGTAGAAAAAGAACTAATCAAAGCCTTAAGTTAACCATGTCCTACATTAATATAAGAAAATGGAGGAAGAACATGTCTAACAAACATTATTTGTATAGTGCATGCAAACGAGCACTCAAGCGAGTACATACTTTATTTAAGCTAAAAGGAGTACAGACTTTATTAAGCCATAGTCTCACGCAGAACGGGAGGCAACTCTCAGCTGCCTGCCACCAACCCAAGTACACAACGGCTAACACCAATTCGCACACTCAACCACTAACTTCGCATTCACCGGCGATCGATCTCGATGCCGGCCGCCCGCCTACTCGATGCCGTACTTCTTCTTGAGCACGCCGATGAAGTCGTACACCTTCTCCGGCGAGTGGAGGTGCTTGGCCACGGAGTCGAtctcgccgcaccgccgcgcccacgccgccaGCTTGGGGCACGCCTCCTCGACGCTGAACCCGCCGTACCTCTCGTAGCTGTAGAACCACGACGTGAACGGGACGAGCGCGACGTCGACGAAGCCgagcctgccgccgccgccgccgaagaagTCCCGGTCGCCGAGCTCCGCCTCCAGCGTGCGGAGGATCTCCACCATCTCGGCGCGCGCCTGCGCCTGCGGCTCCCCCTTGAGCTTCCACAGCCTGGACCCGCAGTCGTAGAGCTTCTTGTCGATGTAGTCCGCCCAGAACCGCGCCCTGGCCCGCGCGTacgccgcgtcggcggcgccggcgccggcggcggagaggggagggaggagctGCGGGGTGTCGGGGAAGGCCTCGTCGAGGTAGGAGAGGATGACGAGCGACTCGCAGACGGGGCggccggcgtggaggaggacgGGGATCTTCTTGTGGACGGGGttggagcggaggaggaggtcgctCTTGTTGGCGAGGTCCTCCTCGCGGTACTCGAAGTCGAGGCCCTTCTCGGCCATGGCGATCCGGCACCGCTGCCCGAACGGGCTCACCCAGAAGTCGAGCAGCACCAGGTCCGCCttcttctccgccgccatggctACACGTCGCAGCGTGCGGCAGTGGCAGAGAGCCGTGTGGCGCAGAGTGCACTTGCGTAGTGGAAATGACCAGCGCGGGATCGCCTTTATAGATAGCGAGAGCCGAGAGCTTTTAGCTGAGCGCTTCTGGAAATGTCCGGCAGTGACACCGACACCACACACCAGCTCGCTAGCACTTCCatcttactttttttaattttttctctgaggtaaaatttaaagtttattttaagatatttatgtattttattttttttatctttacttttaaattataaataatatatatatatattatttgtaaattagcCAAACATCAAGTTGATGCTAGGAAGCTTTGAGTTAACTTTTCCGTTCTAAATTAAGATGATATTTGTTCATCCTTTCTtatccaaaataagtttattaataaaatttattttaatgagacattgtatcttttttatattagtatattcgTGCACCAGGTAAAAATAAGGTAATAATCattattgaaaaaagaaataacggAGTCTATATGTATCGATGGGAGCAAGTTTACTGATAACATAACCCTCTGTTTTTTTCGTCAAAACattcaaactaaaatttaaatttctaataaaGTTTATCTGAATTTTATCAGCTGTACAGTCGGTTTAGCAATAGCTTCCGTGAccgttttttttaatccgaTATCAGGATCGTGAATTCTGGTGGGGACAAGCGCCGGCTTACCGGGGGGGCGTGCGTGTGTCACCGCTTGCGTCAGTGCGAAAGCCGGAGTGCGAACTGCGGCGCGCGGATTGGGTCGCACGGGATTACTCGGGACGACGTCGAATCCTCTCGCTGGATTTTTGCAAGAAAGATTGGTTTGTGCTTGGGCCGGTGGGCCCGAAGAAGAAGTAGCGAGAATGATCGCGAGCTATGCAAAATTAAggggaaaaataaacaatatatttttaaaaataacttgtaactaaaaaaattatatatatgtatttttagcgatttagAAGTTAACACTAATATAAgcttcggtaaaaaaatagatgaaaaaactttttaaattttgcatgAAATTTTGCGTTTGCATGTGGAGTGCGTCGCCCCCAAGCGTCCGCGTTTCCATGGGATTTCtcgattttgtttttgcccGTTTCTCGATTCGATTTTCTCTCGCTCtacagagaagagaggagtGCTTGGACGTGCATCACATGGATACGTGTCGAACTCCCTCTCGGTATTCTACGTTGGGTGACCAGTTTCACACGTGATGGATCGTTCTCTAGTGCAATtccgcggcggtggctggtTGGCTTGCTGTTTGCTACTACTACTTGGCTCCAAACACTACGgaattatcttttcacttctattatatttacaaactaacatttaactttaatttaggttttattttatatttttttatagtttatcttttaatatttacatatatattatattttacgaATGTCTCGGATACGATGACCACCTACTACGTCACCAGTGACCATGCTTGCTCACTGCCCCTCGATTGCGAGGATGTCAGGATATCGCCTCCATTCTCTAGTGTAGTATATTTACGCTCATGTAAAATAGTATTCCAAACGATAAAGGTGAGCTATGAATTTATTACCGCATTCATCAACTGACATGCAGagatcatctttttttttgtctgtggaatcattaaaaataatgatacATATCGCGAAGAGCGAAGATACGTATTCTTCCTACTCTGTGCAACACGGGGTATTTAGCTAATCATAGTCATTGCCCACTCCGTATAAAATTCAACATACATAATATCATATTATGTTATCACCCACTAGCAATCTCAAACAAACATGCTACATAAGCTTAATATGTAAACATAATATGTCATAACCCATTagcaactattatatttaaagtttatataatcatgttgtatcatatataatttgataGATTCTAAAGATGAATATGAAACAATATCAAATCCTCATCCTCTTTACTATTTTCAcgataattatttataatatttgaacgCATATTCATCAAATATTTCAACTTATTTAACATGTATTCATCCACATATCCCACATCAGGTATATTCATGTATTATTTCAATATATCTACTATGCGTTTATCCATATATCTCGTAATAAAACACGGGGTATCGTATAGTGATATTAGATAAATAACACACTAGTGTCAGTATAAACTGAAGGGAAGGGAATATATCAATGAAAACCTGATGGAAAGAGCGGTGAATGACGCAAATATTGCTTCCCCTCTGCAAACCAATATCTACGTGGCTACTAGGAGTAATGTTGCTATACGGCAAGTCCTTCTAGTGTGAAGTTAAATATAGGGAGGGatcaaaaaaagttaaatataggGATGGGTGTCAGTAACCCACTCTAGTTAAGTCAAATGAGCTAAATACGATTATTGTCTAAGCAAAgttgttcctttttttcccgTTTATTTTACTGATTAGAGTAGGTGGTTAAACTCCCATCTATGTGGATGACAATAAGAGTGAGATATATCTCATTTAAGCATTTTAGATGGAAAATGGATTCTATTATCTCGATAAAATGTTTTTGCCCTTTTTGCATGTCAAATGCTACATAGAAGTATACCATTCACATTGTTTCGGGCAGTATCATCTCCCTCTCACTTCATGGTAGTTTGTAGCTGTCTCCTCACAGGCCAAGATTTGATTCTTTTCTTGAGTTTTAGATctctaagaatacatatataaaatttttattcataacttattttttgtttgtaaatatactgcttattttttccataaaacatCCTAACACCTTTTGTTTAGGGAAATTTAACGTTTTGTCATCTTACATACTCAGTGGCAACAAATTTGCCACTCATTTTATGGTTCTCACTCCCCACtatattttaacaaaataaataaattaaaaaaataaattaaattaaatatgggTGAACAGACACCCATGAAATGAGAGCCAGTATCCACATAGCGACCGGGTATATTCCTTCACTAATGTCAATAAGAAGAGATATATCTCATTTTAGGCTTTcgatgttttttctttcctttttttcggTTTGCCTATTCATTAGGTGAAAATGTAGTAACTTTTCTATCCTTTGGGATATGGATTGAATCGATTTCATTACACCCTCTTACATAGAGAAgtcaccctttttttttggagaattATTGCCAGCCACACAACTTTTAAATTcaatatcattaaatataaaaaaatgaaaaattcacatacaaagaaaaatatatatataaataaattaaattagggTCCGTCCCACGATATTGCAACTTTTGACGaatgaaaattgaaaaaagaaagggtCAACCGAAAATTTCATGTTCTTTCCAAGCCTAACTTGGGCCCAATTTAGTACTCCCATGGGCCTTCTAATTCCTTGTAAAACCGTAGGCCTTAGACCAAGCACACGGCCATGAAACAGACCAAGAACGCGCACGAAGACAAGTCAACGGTCAACGCATGACTCCCACCCCGACTCGAGCCCAACTACTAgcaaaagaggggaaaaaaaaggccgACGCGTCTCCGTGCGGGGGCGGCTTTCTCTTCTCtgctcgcctcctccgccggcggcggcgacgacgacgccgacgcgagCGACTAAGAAGCCGAGGAAgagcagcggcgcggcggcagaggACCCGCCCGGATCGTGCCGCCCGGCTACGCGCGATCGAGTtgaggaggcggtggggggCAAGGGAAAAGGGGGGGAGGGGCGACGTGACCCCGCGGCATGGCAGGTTCGTCGCTCTCTCCTCCTGGAACCGCTTGGGGGGTCATAGGCTGACTCGATCCGGACGTAAGGGaaggaggggggggggtgagggagggttgatcgatcgatcgatccgtgCGGTGTTCCGTCTGTTGACTCTGCTCGGTTCGTTTTGGTGGGCGATTCCTGATCATGTTGGGGATTTTGTGTTGGTGCATGTGGATGCGCCCTGATCTGTTAGGATTTGGTGAAAATTATGAAGAATTTTGGGGTGTTTGTGTTGTTTGAGGATGGGGGCTCGATATCATGCTCAATATGAGACGGTAGTAACTAATCAAGCATGAAGCCTAGAGTTGGCCATTAGGAACAAATTGGGTATATCTCTAAGCATATGCGTGGAATTCGAAAAGATCATGCTTTCACGTGTTCGTTAAATCTGTAATTCTGGATGGGCTAGTGTTAATCTGGTAGAGCACGAGATTTCAGATCACCTCAGTAGTTTTAGGAATCCTGCTGACATCATTTGCATGATTGGGCACGCA from Oryza brachyantha chromosome 3, ObraRS2, whole genome shotgun sequence carries:
- the LOC102713259 gene encoding transcription factor PCF6-like, whose product is GRSSSSSQGKRGRGGGAEMAAWGQTGTASRIYRVRATGGKDRHSKVYTAKGIRDRRVRLSVATAIQFYDLQDRLGFDQPSKAIEWLINAASPAIDSLPSLDPAAFAAIPAEADAAAAAGATRRRQQQQQQQQLSKSGCSSTSETSKGSELSLSRSDSRMGGGGGSRDKEVTVASAPAQAPSFTELLIAGVAASAGGAISSGEQRQSWQPAAVSEVAADCVGIAHPGNKGADGVSTYGFSASSFGDAPPIGMVPAPPFNFSSSGDMSHYSLAQDQLAAAPQAPAGDYNLNFSMSSGYLGANRGTLQSNSPSHLSGHHHQQLQRLDGSTISFLLGHAAAAAHPAASEGQLTSTAALQLWDGFRHSGVKEKSKN
- the LOC102701431 gene encoding probable glutathione S-transferase GSTU1, with the translated sequence MAAEKKADLVLLDFWVSPFGQRCRIAMAEKGLDFEYREEDLANKSDLLLRSNPVHKKIPVLLHAGRPVCESLVILSYLDEAFPDTPQLLPPLSAAGAGAADAAYARARARFWADYIDKKLYDCGSRLWKLKGEPQAQARAEMVEILRTLEAELGDRDFFGGGGGRLGFVDVALVPFTSWFYSYERYGGFSVEEACPKLAAWARRCGEIDSVAKHLHSPEKVYDFIGVLKKKYGIE